A window of the Pecten maximus chromosome 19, xPecMax1.1, whole genome shotgun sequence genome harbors these coding sequences:
- the LOC117318204 gene encoding frizzled-7-like → MARGSFCLVFLTIILHQCAILNVSKAQGQGGFSGTGARKNSKCEPIAIPLCKDIIYNETIMPNLLSHQHQDDAGLEVHQFFPLVKVQCSPQLRLFLCTMYVPVCTVLEEPIPPCQSLCNQARHGCESLMNKFGFQWPDTLECSKFPPRGLCVGENNTDPDSTAGTGNTGPGGGGIDQGTPGISGGGGTIMFPNNAYYPDQVFNTSRRHNFECPLDLRVNQGFDYRLKIQNHVFRDCGAPCHDMFFTTAKLETARLWIGTWSCICLGSTLFTVLTFLIDMTRFRYPERPIIFLSGCYFMVALAYVIGFSLDKDSVACHKFPDREESLVTQGTKKEWCTILFMMLFFFSMASSIWWVILTLTWFLAAGMKWGHEAIEANSQYFHLAAWAVPAIKTIAILAMGQVDGDVLSGVCFTGIFDVDALRGFVLAPLVLYLIIGTSFLLAGFVSLFRIRTIMKSDGTKTDKLEKLMVRIGIFSVLYTVPATIVIACYFYEQSFRDDWMASWFYRKCMLSRTTCLVDLPMNHNPDFNVFMIKYLMTVIVGITSGVWIWTGKTVSSWKGFYARLCGGSKKQSETVV, encoded by the coding sequence ATGGCGCGGGGATCGTTTTGTTTAGTGTTCCTGACAATTATACTGCACCAGTGCGCCATTCTGAATGTGAGTAAGGCCCAAGGCCAAGGGGGATTCTCGGGTACTGGGGCCCGTAAAAATTCGAAATGTGAACCGATCGCTATCCCtttatgtaaagatattatatacaatgaaaCTATCATGCCAAACTTACTGTCCCATCAACATCAGGACGATGCCGGATTAGAAGTGCACCAGTTTTTTCCCCTTGTAAAAGTCCAGTGCAGTCCCCAACTTCGTCTGTtcctatgtacaatgtatgtacccGTGTGTACAGTCCTGGAGGAACCGATCCCACCGTGTCAGAGTCTATGTAACCAAGCCAGACATGGTTGTGAAAGTCTCATGAACAAATTCGGATTCCAATGGCCAGATACACTCGAATGCAGCAAGTTCCCACCCAGAGGATTGTGTGTTGGTGAAAATAATACCGACCCTGACAGCACCGCAGGCACAGGTAATACAGGCCCCGGGGGTGGGGGCATCGACCAAGGGACCCCCGGGATCTCCGGGGGAGGGGGTACAATCATGTTCCCCAATAACGCCTACTACCCTGACCAGGTGTTCAACACATCACGCCGCCACAACTTTGAATGTCCACTTGACTTGCGAGTAAATCAGGGTTTTGACTACAGATTGAAGATTCAGAATCATGTGTTTCGAGACTGTGGTGCTCCGTGTCATGATATGTTTTTCACGACAGCGAAATTAGAAACTGCACGATTGTGGATTGGTACATGGTCGTGTATCTGTCTCGGATCTACTCTGTTTACAGTTTTGACATTTCTCATCGACATGACCCGGTTCCGTTACCCAGAGCGTCCAATCATATTCTTGTCTGGATGTTACTTCATGGTGGCTTTGGCGTATGTAATCGGTTTCTCTCTCGACAAAGACAGTGTCGCTTGTCACAAATTCCCCGATCGCGAAGAGTCGTTAGTTACCCAAGGAACGAAGAAGGAATGGTGTACAATACTATTTATGATGTTATTTTTCTTTAGCATGGCCAGCTCCATCTGGTGGGTAATATTGACTCTTACATGGTTTCTCGCTGCCGGCATGAAATGGGGTCATGAAGCAATAGAGGCAAACTCCCAGTACTTCCACCTGGCTGCTTGGGCTGTACCGGCTATCAAAACCATTGCTATACTGGCCATGGGTCAAGTTGACGGAGACGTTCTCAGTGGAGTATGTTTCACAGGAATATTTGATGTGGATGCACTTCGTGGATTCGTTTTAGCTCCGCTAGTGCTGTACTTGATCATTGGAACATCGTTTTTACTTGCAGGATTTGTTTCATTATTTCGTATTAGAACAATTATGAAAAGTGACGGTACGAAGACCGATAAGCTGGAGAAACTCATGGTGAGAATAGGAATATTTTCAGTTCTGTACACTGTTCCTGCGACCATAGTGATCGCTTGCTACTTCTACGAACAATCATTCCGTGACGACTGGATGGCTTCCTGGTTCTACAGGAAGTGTATGTTGTCGCGGACCACATGTCTGGTTGATCTGCCGATGAACCACAACCCTGACTTCAATGTGTTCATGATAAAGTATTTGATGACGGTTATCGTGGGAATCACGTCCGGGGTGTGGATCTGGACAGGCAAAACTGTCAGTTCCTGGAAAGGATTTTACGCGCGACTATGCGGTGGTTCTAAAAAGCAGTCGGAAACGGTCgtgtaa